GTGGCCCTCATCGCCGCAATCATCGTTGGCACTGTGGTTACTTTGGGCACGGACGTCCTCAAGGGCTTCCAAACCGTAGAAAAGGCGTTGCCGTAACCCATACCGGCCGGCTTCACTACCGATCCCGGGCCGGCTGCCCCGATGCATTCATCGGCTGCAGCCGGCCCGGATTCGTTTTATCTGGGAGTAGCTATGAGATCTAACGATAAGAAGAGGAAAAAGCTCCGCGCACGGAAGCCCTCCACATCCAAGAACCAGTCCGGTGCCGTTGCGGTTGAATTTGCATTGGTGTTGCCCATATTCCTCGTGCTGGTACTGGGAATTTTTGAGTTCGGCCGCGCATTCAACATCCAGATTTCCTTGTCTGAAGCCGCCCGGGAAGCCGCCCGATATGCAGCCATTCACCAGTCGGACTCCACCTACACCGTGGGCGATGCGCAGGCGGCGGGTGTGGCTGCGGCACCGTCGGTGGACCTCGACCCCGGCGACATTGCCATTACGTCAACCGGAACCAACCCTTGCAACGTGGAAGTCACCATCTCCTACAGCACGCCGTGGATGACCGGTTTTCCCGGGCTTGTACCTGGAATGCCGGCCGAACTAGCCATCTCAGGGACAGGAGTCATGCGATGCGGCGGCTGAAGCACGGTGATCCCGAACGCGGTGCTGTTGCTCCCATGACGGCCATGCTGATGGTGGCGCTGCTGGGAATGACCGCCTTCGCCGTGGACGTGGCCATGATGTACTCCGAGCATGCTCAACTGCAGAATGGCGCCGACTCGTCGGCAATAGGCATCGCCCAGGCTTGCGCCAAGAGTGCAGGCTCTGCGGACTGCGTGTCGCCCGCATCCACAGCTACCACCTTGGCAGGACTGAATGCCCTGGACGGTGTCAGCAATGCGCCGGTGGCAACGGTGAATCTGGCCACCGGAACCGTTGATGTCACTACCCAATCCCGCAACGTATCCGGTGACAATCATTTCAGCTTGGTGTTCGCTCGGGCACTGGGTGTCCAGACGGCGGATATCAAGGCCACCGCCCAAGCCAAATTCGGTGGCTTTTCCGCAACGGATGCAATACCGCTGACTTTCTCGCAATGTGAAGCGGACCCGGGTTTCACTAAAGGCCTTCAGTTCTTCCCGGTCCACGGGACCAAGTTGTCCGATGACCCGGATTACGCGTGTAAGCATCAGTCTTCGTCCGGCTTCGAGCTTCCCGGCGGTTTCGGTTGGCTCAAACATCCCGGTGCTACGTGCACCGTACATGTGGACATTGATGATCCGTGGGTGGAGGCCAACGAGGGCAACGACTTCGATTCCACATGCAGCTCGGCCTTCGCATCCTGGGAGGCCAAGCTCAAAGCCGGCAAGCCTGTGGAACTCCTGATTCCCATTTTTGAAACTGCCTGCCCGGTGAAGAAGGGTACGGGAACCAACCCCTGCGCTTCTTCTCCGTATAAGAAGTCCTTCAAGATCGAGGCCTTTGCCCAGATCTCACTCCGAGGATGGCATCTGACAGGCGGCGGACCGACCTACATGACGTCCGATGCCTCGGCGCTCCAGAAGTCTCTTGGCCTCAAGAACAGCGATACCGGGCTGTTCGGCACCTTCATCAAGAAAGTAAGTCTGACGGAAGCCGCAACTCTGGGCGGCCCCACCACGTACGGCGCCTTGGGCGTCCAACTCACCGAGTAGTAACCAATCTGGGAGAAAACTCCATTGCATTAAGGAGAATCAAAGTGAAAACTCGCCTACTGGGAGGCATAGTCGCAGTAGTGCTGGCAATAGTCGGCACGCTGTTACTGGTCACATATGTTCAAGCAGCAGACGCGCGGGCTCAAAAGGACCTCCAGCCCGTCGATGTCCTCGTTATTCAAAGCCAGGTTCCAGAGGGAGCCGATCTTCAGCAGATCAGGTCTGCTGTAAAACTTGCTTCGCTACCTGCGGCTTCGGTGCCAAACGGCGCCCTCAAGAGCCTCTCCGGCATGGAAGGCAAAGTCGCCGGGGCAGAACTCATGCCGGGTGAAGCGCTGCTGGGAAACCGTCTGGTGGACCCCAACAGCCTGGCGGCTCCGGGATCAGTCCCCGTTCCAGACGGACTTCAAGAAGTTTCAGTTCAACTGGACGCGCAGCGTGTGGTTGGCGGGCGCTTGGCTGCCGGCGACACCGTCGGCGTCATGGTACTGCTTGGCCAGCCCGGGCAGGCCGAATCTGACGCATCAGCGCAGCTCGTCTTCCACAAGGTTCTTGTGACCAGCGTTCAGCGGGCCACCTCAAGAAATACCAATACGGCGCAGGCAAGCTCCGAGCAGGCCAATACCCAGCTGCCGGAAGGTTCCTTCATAGTGACCCTGGCCCGTAGCGATGTAGACGCAACCAAGATTGTTTATGGCGCCAAGTACGGGGACATCTGGCTGACCAAAGAACCCGCAGAAGCACAGGAAAGCGCACGCGTCACCATCAAGAAGGCAGAGGTACTCCAATGAGCCGCTTTCTAGTCATCACAGCTGACGTTGAGTTTGAAAAGCGCGTCCGGCACGCTGCGTCCGGTCTGCACGGCGACGTGCAGTCCATCATTGCCGACTACTTGCCGCAGGGCCCGGACGACGTCCTACGCGTGTTGTCCGGTCAACTGCTGGAAGTCCTGGTGCTGGGCCCCGGACTGCAAGCAGACGACGCCATTCGCCTGGCCAGCCTGTTCGACCTCCAGTATCCCGAGATCAGCGTCGTACTCGCATCGACGGATGCGGCCGAGATCGCGCTGCCAGCCATGCGTGCAGGAATCCGTGACTTGTTGGAGCCATCTGCAGATGCAGTGGCCATTCGAGCACTGTTGGAGCGTGCCAGCCTTGCAGCCGCCGGGCGACGCAGGGGCTTGGGTGCCCAAGTGGACGCAGGTCCACAGGGAGGCCGGATCATCGCCGTCATGTCTCCCAAGGGTGGCGTGGGCAAAACAACCATCTCCACCAACCTGGCCATTGGCTTGGGGCGTACCGCGCCCATGAAGGTAGTCATAGCCGATCTGGATCTCCAATTCGGCGACGTCGCATCCGGTCTGCTCATAGACCCTGAACGGACCATCGCGGATGCTGTCACTGGCGCGGCAGTCCAAGACAGCATGGTGCTGAAGTCGTACCTTTCAGCCCATCCTGCTGGTATCTACGCACTCTGCGCGCCGCGCAACCCATCTCAAATCGAACAGATCTCCGCAGAACAAGTGGGGCATCTCCTTGAACAGTTGGCCAAGGAATTCGATTACGTGATTGTGGATACGGCCCCCGGTCTCGGTGAACATGTCCTGGCCACTCTGGAACGTGCCTCCGACGTCGTCTGGGTATGCGGAATGGACATCCCCAGCATCAGGGGGCTCCGGAACGGCCTGGAGATTTTGGACGAGATTGGGTTGGTCCCGGAACAGCGCCATGTTGTCCTGAACTTCGCGGACAAGCGGAGCGGGCTCACCTTGGTGGATGTGGAAGCCACCATCGGTTGCCCGGTGGATGTCACGTTGCCCCGGTCCCGCTCACTCCCCTACTCAACCAACAGAGGCATCCCCATACTCCAAGATGGAGCGAAGGATGTCACCCTTCGGGGTCTCCGCCAGCTTGTGGAGCGGTTCAAGCCCGGATGGGAAGAACGGCCACACAAGCAGTTGCATCGAAGGGCGGTAGTCAAGTGAACCTCGCAAAACGCCTTCAAACGGTCCGTGGACTTGAAGTTGAGACGCCTGGAACATCAACGCCGGGAGATCCGTGGGCCGGACCGGCAACGCAAGCCCCGGATTATCTCGCCGATTCGCCGGGGTCCGGAGGAGCCACCGAGGACTCCAGCCAGGCCTTGTCTGCGGTCAAGGAACGTACCAGCAGCGCCTTGTTTGACCGCATGGGCTCCCGGATCTCGGATACCACACTCGATGAAGCCGAGCTGCACCGCTATGTCAAAGAGGAACTCCGCGCCGTCATCGACGAGGACGATATCCCCCTCACGTCCTCGGAAAGGCAACGGCTGGTTCAGGAAATCGCTGACGACGTGCTTGGCCTGGGGCCGCTACAGCGTTTCCTTGACGACAAGGACGTCACCGAAATCATGGTGAACGGCGCAGATAAGGTCTACGTGGAAATTGCAGGAAAACTCCATTTAACCAATGTTCATTTCTCGTCCGAAGAGCACCTACGCAGAATCATTGAGCGGATCGTCTCAAAAGTTGGCCGCCGCATCGACGAGTCCTCACCTCTGGTGGACGCGCGGCTTTCGGATGGGTCCCGTGTCAACGCGATCATTCCGCCGCTGGCCGTCAATGGATCGTCGCTGACTATCCGTAAGTTTGGGCGCGTCCCTCTAACGGCCCAGAATCTCATCCAGTTGGGAACTACGAGCCCCGAGATCACGGAACTCCTTCATGCATGTGTACAGGCCCGGCTGAACATCATCGTCTCCGGCGGTACTGGAACGGGAAAGACAACTCTCCTTAATGTCCTTTCGTCCTTCCTGCCCTCCGATGAGCGCATCGTCACCATCGAAGACGCAGTGGAGTTGCAACTCCAGCAATCACATGTGGTTCGTTTGGAAAGCCGCCCCAGCAACATCGAAGGCAAGGGCGAAATCGCCATCCGGGACCTGGTTCGCAATTCGCTGCGCATGCGCCCGGACAGGATCGTGGTGGGCGAGGTTCGTGGCGGCGAAGCCTTGGACATGCTTCAGGCAATGAACACCGGCCATGATGGATCCATCTCCACTGTTCACGCGAATTCGCCACGGGACGCCATTGCACGCCTCGAGACGTTGGTGCTTATGGCTGGAATGGATTTGCCCCTCAGGGCGATCCGCGAGCAGATCTCGTCCGCCGTGAACCTGGTGGTTCAGATCTCTCGGCTGCGCGATGGAACCCGCCGAATCACCCACGTGACAGAAGTCCAGGGCATGGAAGGTGACGTTGTTACCTTGCAGGATGCTTTCACGTTCGACTACTCGGCAGGCATGGACGCCAACGGGAGGTTCCTTGGGAAGCCCGTTCCTACAGGGGTGCGGCCACGGTTCGTGGACCACTTCGCGGACCTTGGAATCTACTTGTCGCCGGCGGTCTTTGGCAGCGTGCACACTGGCGGTGGTCAGCGATGACCGCCACCAACCCGCTCCTGCTCATAGCCGGCGTGCTTCTCGGATTCTCCGCTCTGGCGATCGGGCTGTTCCTCATCCCCAGGTCGAGGAACTCAACGATTGCGTTGTCCCGGCGCCGTCCGGACTCGGGCCCACAGGAATCCGTCCTGACCCGAGTGACGAATTCCGCTGTGGCCATGGTGGATGGTTCGGTTTCTGCAAGCCGGGCTTCAGGAACCAGGATTTTGCTTGAACAGGCCGGCTCGCGGATGAGACCAGCGGACTACGTTCTTTTGGTCATCTGCGCCACGTTCACTGGCGCCGTTCTAGGCTTCATCCTTGGCGGCGTCTTGGTGGCGATTCTCTTCGGAATCATCGTGCCCATCGGCGCACGCATGGTTCTGAGCATTATGACCTCCCGACGCAGGGCCCAGTTCGAGGCTCAACTGGGTGACACGTTGCAAATGCTGTCCGGCAGCATGCGGGCCGGCCACAGCTTGCTCCGGGCGGTGGATGCTGTTGCCCAAGAGGCCCAGTCAACTACCAAGGAAGAATTTGCCAGGATCGTGGGAGAAGTTCGCCTGGGTCGCGACTTGCGTGACGCCCTCTTGGACGCGGCCTCGCGTCTCCATAGCGAGGACTTCCTCTGGGCGACGCAGGCCATCGAAATTCACCGCGAAGTGGGCGGCGACTTGGCTGAAGTCCTGGACCATGTGGCCGAGACGATCCGTGAACGGTCCCAAATCAAGGGGCAAGTCAGGGCACTCAGCGCTGAAGGACGTATGTCCGCCTATGTGCTCATAGCGCTGCCGACTGGCATGTTCCTGTACCTCAGCCTTGCGAACGGGACGTACATCCAGCCGTTGTTCACCCATCCCCTGGGTTGGATCATGCTGGTGGCCGCAATAGTCCTTTTGGGGTTGGGCACCTTCTGGCTCAGCCGCGTGGTCAAGATCAAGTTTTAGGGAGTGATCATGAACGTTATTGCATGGGCGTCCGTCGCCTTGATCGTCATCCCCATCGCTTTCATGGCGTGGGCCTTCATTTCAGTTGATCGTGCCGGCCTGGCGACTGTTAGAGCCAACTTGAGCCGAAGCGCCGGGATAGCAACGGAGCTGGGAGCACAGTCATCATCATTCAACCTCCAACGCCTCGGAGCAAGGCTCACCCCCAAGGGCTACACCATCTGGTTGGACAAGCTGCTGGCCAAATTGGGCCGACCAGCGGGAATGCCCCTTGGGCGCCTTCTCATCCTCAAGCCGGCGTTGGCCCTGGCAGCAGGGCTCGTAGGCCTGCTGTTCTTTCTGCGGGCACCATCCGGCCCGGGCTTCGTGCTCTATCTGGCAGGGGTCTCGTTGGTGTATTTCATTCCGGACCTGCTCATCCACGGCCGGGCAGCCGAGCGGCAGAAGGCCATCCAGATGGAGCTTCCCAACAGCCTGGACCAGATGCTGATCTCCGTGGAAGCTGGCCTTGGTTTTGAAGGTGCCATGGCAAGGGCCGGACAAAACGGTTCGGGACCGCTCGCTATGGAAATGCTCCGTACGCTGCAGGACATGCAGGCAGGAAGAAGCCGCAAGGAGGCCTACATTGCCCTGGCCGAACGTGTTGACGTTTACGACCTGCGGGCCTTCGTTGGGGCCATAGTCCAGGCAGACACCTACGGGATCGCGATCGCCAATGTCCTTCGTACACAAGCCAAGCAAATGCGTATCAAGCGTCGGCAGAGGGCAGAAGAGCAGGCCATGAAACTGCCGGTAAAGGTTCTCTTCCCCCTGATGTTTTGCATCCTTCCGGTGCTCTTCATCGTCATCATGGGTCCGGCCGTCATCAACGTAATGACTAACCTTGCCGGAACGTTCTAGGGCTCTGGTGTTCTTGCCCTAATGACCGGCACTTCGCGGATCCCAGACCACGGAGTGCCACAACGGCCCCCTTCCGGTACCCAGAGCCGGGAGGGGGTCCCCCCAACGCCCGGATAGGTCCTTGGTCACGGACAGAAGAGCTACTCGCGCCGTGCCCGCGTCAGCTCGGCCCGCGCCAGCAACTCACTATCGGAAGGGTAGGCGACTTCTTCAAGCACCAGGGGATGTGGAGCAGCGAGCACTGATTTGGCGTCACGTTGACGTTCCAGAAGACGAGAGTGCAGCCAACGCGGAGTTTCCAACCCCTCCCCCACGCGGAGCGCAGAACCAACCAAGGACCGCACCATGTTGTGGCAGAACGCGTCGGCCTGGACGGTGGCAACTATGACACCGTCGCTTCCACGGTCGAACGAAAATTGCTGCAGTTCACGAATGGTGGTGGCTCCCTCGCGGGGTTTGCAGTAAGAGCGGAAGTCCTGAAGGCCCAGCAGAGAATGCGCACCGTGATTCATGAGCTCAACATCCAAAGGCGTTTTATGCCACAAAGTGATTCCCCGCAGCACAGGGTCCCAGCGACCCGGACCATCGGCAATCCGGTAGCTGTACCTGCGCCACAACGCTGAGAAGCGGGCGTCGAAACCTTCCGGCGCCAGACCGGCGTCGTGCACTTCAATGGACCCCGTCAGATCGCCGAGAATGCGGCTCAAAGCGCCGCGGAGTCGGCGCAAAAGCGCGACGGCGGGATCGAGTTCGTGCCCACGCGGCAGTGACAGCCACTCGGCTTCCGTCAGGTCCAGGTGAACGACCTGACCCCGGGCATGGACGCCGGCGTCGGTCCTACCGGCAACCGTCACGCGAATCGGGCGTTGCAGGATGAGCGCCAAAGCTTCTTCAAGCGATCCTTGAACGGTGCGAAGACCGGGCTGCAGGGCCCACCCGTTGAACGGGCCGCCGTCGTAGGAAAGATCAAGCCGGACACGCAAAAACCCGCCGCCCCCCATAACGGGGGCAGCGGGTTTTCGTTCGTTCATAGACTTAAGTCTACTGTGAAGAATTCAGTGAATTACTTCTTGTCCTCAGCGGCCGGAGCCTCTTCGGTTTCAGCAGCTTCGGCCTCAGCAGCTTCTGCCTCAGCGGCCGGAGCCTCTTCGGTTTCAGCAGCTTCGGTCTCTACAACCTCTTCTTCAGCAGCCGGAGCTTCGGCGGCCGGAGCAGCCTTGGCAGCAGCGTTGGTTGCTTCAGCAACTACAGCCTGCTTGGGGGAAACCGGCTCGAGAACGAGCTCGATGACAGCCATGGGAGCGTTGTCGCCCTTGCGGTTGCCGATCTTGGTGATGCGGGTGTAGCCACCATCGCGGTTAGCAACAGCGCCGGCGATGTCGGTGAACAGCTCGTGGACAACGCCCTTGTCGCTGATCAGGCCGAGAACGCGGCGGCGGGAAGCGAGGTCGCCACGCTTGGCGAAGGTGACCAGACGCTCTGCGTACGGCTTGAGGCGCTTGGCCTTGGTGACCGTGGTGGTGATGCGCTTGTGCTCAAAGAGAGCAGCTGCCAGGTTCGCGAGCATCAGGCGCTCGTGAGCCGGGCCGCCTCCGAGGCGCGGACCCTTAGTGGGGGTAGGCATAGTTATTTCTCCTGTTATGTAAGCCGTTCAGGTCCATCGCTGGACCCGGCGGCCAAGATCTGCTGTTTAGAGCTCGTCGTCGCTGAACGCGGCGTCGTCCTCTTCGATGGCTGCGGCGCGGGCTGCGAGATCGAAACCGGGAGGGGAGTCCTTGAGGGACAGACCCAGTTCCACGAGCTTTGCCTTGACCTCGTCAATGGACTTCGCACCGAAGTTACGAATGTCCATCAGGTCAGCCTCGGAGCGGGCAACGAGTTCACCCACGGTGTGGATGCCCTCACGCTTGAGGCAGTTGTAGGAACGGACGGTGAGGTCCAGATCCTCGATCGGCAGAGCCATGTCCGCTGCCAGGGCAGCGTCCGTCGGCGACGGGCCAATCTCGATACCTTCAGCTGCGGTGTTCAGCTCACGAGCCAGACCGAACAGTTCCACCAAGGTGGTGCCTGCGGAAGCAACAGCATCGCGAGGGGCGATAGCCTGCTTGGTCTCGACGTCGACAATGAGCTTGTCGAAGTCGGTGCGCTGCTCAACACGGGTAGCTTCCACGCGGAAAGTTACCTTCATGACCGGCGAGTAGATCGAGTCAACCGGAATACGGCCGATCTCGGAGTCGCCGGACTTGTTCTGAGCTGCCGAAACGTAGCCACGGCCGCGCTCGATGGTCAGTTCGAGTTCGAACTTGCCCTTCGAGTTCAGAGTGGCAATGTGCAGATCCGGGTTGTGGAATTCGACGCCGGCCGGCGGAGCGATGTCCGCGGCGGTGACGACTCCGGGGCCCTGCTTGCGCAGGTAAGCAACAACCGGCTCATCGTGCTCGGAGGAAACCGAAAGGTTCTTGATGTTCA
The sequence above is a segment of the Arthrobacter sp. StoSoilB22 genome. Coding sequences within it:
- a CDS encoding TadE family protein, which gives rise to MRSNDKKRKKLRARKPSTSKNQSGAVAVEFALVLPIFLVLVLGIFEFGRAFNIQISLSEAAREAARYAAIHQSDSTYTVGDAQAAGVAAAPSVDLDPGDIAITSTGTNPCNVEVTISYSTPWMTGFPGLVPGMPAELAISGTGVMRCGG
- a CDS encoding TadE/TadG family type IV pilus assembly protein produces the protein MRRLKHGDPERGAVAPMTAMLMVALLGMTAFAVDVAMMYSEHAQLQNGADSSAIGIAQACAKSAGSADCVSPASTATTLAGLNALDGVSNAPVATVNLATGTVDVTTQSRNVSGDNHFSLVFARALGVQTADIKATAQAKFGGFSATDAIPLTFSQCEADPGFTKGLQFFPVHGTKLSDDPDYACKHQSSSGFELPGGFGWLKHPGATCTVHVDIDDPWVEANEGNDFDSTCSSAFASWEAKLKAGKPVELLIPIFETACPVKKGTGTNPCASSPYKKSFKIEAFAQISLRGWHLTGGGPTYMTSDASALQKSLGLKNSDTGLFGTFIKKVSLTEAATLGGPTTYGALGVQLTE
- the cpaB gene encoding Flp pilus assembly protein CpaB; translation: MKTRLLGGIVAVVLAIVGTLLLVTYVQAADARAQKDLQPVDVLVIQSQVPEGADLQQIRSAVKLASLPAASVPNGALKSLSGMEGKVAGAELMPGEALLGNRLVDPNSLAAPGSVPVPDGLQEVSVQLDAQRVVGGRLAAGDTVGVMVLLGQPGQAESDASAQLVFHKVLVTSVQRATSRNTNTAQASSEQANTQLPEGSFIVTLARSDVDATKIVYGAKYGDIWLTKEPAEAQESARVTIKKAEVLQ
- a CDS encoding AAA family ATPase — translated: MSRFLVITADVEFEKRVRHAASGLHGDVQSIIADYLPQGPDDVLRVLSGQLLEVLVLGPGLQADDAIRLASLFDLQYPEISVVLASTDAAEIALPAMRAGIRDLLEPSADAVAIRALLERASLAAAGRRRGLGAQVDAGPQGGRIIAVMSPKGGVGKTTISTNLAIGLGRTAPMKVVIADLDLQFGDVASGLLIDPERTIADAVTGAAVQDSMVLKSYLSAHPAGIYALCAPRNPSQIEQISAEQVGHLLEQLAKEFDYVIVDTAPGLGEHVLATLERASDVVWVCGMDIPSIRGLRNGLEILDEIGLVPEQRHVVLNFADKRSGLTLVDVEATIGCPVDVTLPRSRSLPYSTNRGIPILQDGAKDVTLRGLRQLVERFKPGWEERPHKQLHRRAVVK
- a CDS encoding CpaF family protein; the protein is MNLAKRLQTVRGLEVETPGTSTPGDPWAGPATQAPDYLADSPGSGGATEDSSQALSAVKERTSSALFDRMGSRISDTTLDEAELHRYVKEELRAVIDEDDIPLTSSERQRLVQEIADDVLGLGPLQRFLDDKDVTEIMVNGADKVYVEIAGKLHLTNVHFSSEEHLRRIIERIVSKVGRRIDESSPLVDARLSDGSRVNAIIPPLAVNGSSLTIRKFGRVPLTAQNLIQLGTTSPEITELLHACVQARLNIIVSGGTGTGKTTLLNVLSSFLPSDERIVTIEDAVELQLQQSHVVRLESRPSNIEGKGEIAIRDLVRNSLRMRPDRIVVGEVRGGEALDMLQAMNTGHDGSISTVHANSPRDAIARLETLVLMAGMDLPLRAIREQISSAVNLVVQISRLRDGTRRITHVTEVQGMEGDVVTLQDAFTFDYSAGMDANGRFLGKPVPTGVRPRFVDHFADLGIYLSPAVFGSVHTGGGQR
- a CDS encoding type II secretion system F family protein encodes the protein MTATNPLLLIAGVLLGFSALAIGLFLIPRSRNSTIALSRRRPDSGPQESVLTRVTNSAVAMVDGSVSASRASGTRILLEQAGSRMRPADYVLLVICATFTGAVLGFILGGVLVAILFGIIVPIGARMVLSIMTSRRRAQFEAQLGDTLQMLSGSMRAGHSLLRAVDAVAQEAQSTTKEEFARIVGEVRLGRDLRDALLDAASRLHSEDFLWATQAIEIHREVGGDLAEVLDHVAETIRERSQIKGQVRALSAEGRMSAYVLIALPTGMFLYLSLANGTYIQPLFTHPLGWIMLVAAIVLLGLGTFWLSRVVKIKF
- a CDS encoding type II secretion system F family protein, with the protein product MNVIAWASVALIVIPIAFMAWAFISVDRAGLATVRANLSRSAGIATELGAQSSSFNLQRLGARLTPKGYTIWLDKLLAKLGRPAGMPLGRLLILKPALALAAGLVGLLFFLRAPSGPGFVLYLAGVSLVYFIPDLLIHGRAAERQKAIQMELPNSLDQMLISVEAGLGFEGAMARAGQNGSGPLAMEMLRTLQDMQAGRSRKEAYIALAERVDVYDLRAFVGAIVQADTYGIAIANVLRTQAKQMRIKRRQRAEEQAMKLPVKVLFPLMFCILPVLFIVIMGPAVINVMTNLAGTF
- the truA gene encoding tRNA pseudouridine(38-40) synthase TruA, coding for MNERKPAAPVMGGGGFLRVRLDLSYDGGPFNGWALQPGLRTVQGSLEEALALILQRPIRVTVAGRTDAGVHARGQVVHLDLTEAEWLSLPRGHELDPAVALLRRLRGALSRILGDLTGSIEVHDAGLAPEGFDARFSALWRRYSYRIADGPGRWDPVLRGITLWHKTPLDVELMNHGAHSLLGLQDFRSYCKPREGATTIRELQQFSFDRGSDGVIVATVQADAFCHNMVRSLVGSALRVGEGLETPRWLHSRLLERQRDAKSVLAAPHPLVLEEVAYPSDSELLARAELTRARRE
- the rplQ gene encoding 50S ribosomal protein L17 → MPTPTKGPRLGGGPAHERLMLANLAAALFEHKRITTTVTKAKRLKPYAERLVTFAKRGDLASRRRVLGLISDKGVVHELFTDIAGAVANRDGGYTRITKIGNRKGDNAPMAVIELVLEPVSPKQAVVAEATNAAAKAAPAAEAPAAEEEVVETEAAETEEAPAAEAEAAEAEAAETEEAPAAEDKK
- a CDS encoding DNA-directed RNA polymerase subunit alpha yields the protein MLIAQRPTLSEEVVSENRSRFIIEPLEPGFGYTLGNSLRRTLLSSIPGAAVTSIRIDGVLHEFTTVPGVKEDVTEIILNIKNLSVSSEHDEPVVAYLRKQGPGVVTAADIAPPAGVEFHNPDLHIATLNSKGKFELELTIERGRGYVSAAQNKSGDSEIGRIPVDSIYSPVMKVTFRVEATRVEQRTDFDKLIVDVETKQAIAPRDAVASAGTTLVELFGLARELNTAAEGIEIGPSPTDAALAADMALPIEDLDLTVRSYNCLKREGIHTVGELVARSEADLMDIRNFGAKSIDEVKAKLVELGLSLKDSPPGFDLAARAAAIEEDDAAFSDDEL